The Chamaesiphon minutus PCC 6605 DNA window AACTGTTATATAAATATTGTTCGATCGAGGAAACGATCTAGTTACATAGCCAAGTTTTGGTGGAAATTAAGGATATCATCATATATAACCTAGATATAGAATCAAAGCAGCCAGCCTATTTTAATGGAACTAGTCAAAATTTCACTAAAATTTCACACATATTTGCCAGAATGAAAGGGCATGTCTGTAAATACTCGGTTCGATTCTCCTTTGGAGAGGCTACGCCAACGAATATGATGACACGATCGCGATCGTGTGAAATTACCATTTACCAAATATTGAGGATTATCGATGAAATTTTTCAACATCAGCTTAATTGCTTTGGGTAGTGTCAGCGTACTCTTCTTAGGTGCTTGTAGTAGTGGAGATAAAGCTACTACAACTGAAACTACTACTACTAGTTCAACTCCAGCAACGGCAGCTACAACTGAACCGCAGGTGGTAAAAGAGGGTGAAAAGCATGATGAAAGCTCTAACCATAAGCATTCAGGGGATAAAGATGGTCATAGTGGACAAGTCGTACAATTGGGTAAATATCATATCGAGTTAAAGCCAGATCTCGACAAAGATTCTATTCATCTAGATACAAAGTTACATGGCGAACAAGATAAAGAGATTACTGATGCCAAACTGCTCGCTCAAGTCCAGCTACCAGATGGTAGTAATAAAACCCTACCAGTTCTCTATAACGCCGAAGAAAAGCAATACACCGCCAAGCTACCTGCAAGTGCGACGAAGGGCGATTACAAAGTTGTCCTCCAAGTCGATGTCAAAGGGGAAAAATTCAATAGTCGCTTTAGTTTTAAGCAATAAGATCGACTGTGGCTCGATTCGATCCAGGTCATCGGCTTGATAAATAATGTCATAAATCTAAGATGGTACGCATTTTATTAATCGAAGATGAACTAGATTTAGGAGCCGAGATCGAACGATTGCTGCAACGTGAAGGCTATGAAATCGATCGAGCAACAGATGGCGATCTCGGTTGGGCATTTCTATCTTCACCAGATCTGATTTACGATGTGGCGATTATCGATTGGATGTTGCCTGGTATTTCAGGGATCGATTTATGCCGTCGCTTGCGCCAACAACAGCAGCAATTACCCGTACTGATGCTAACCGCTCGAAACGATATTCACGATCGCGTCACAGGCTTAGATGCTGGGGCTGATGACTATTTAGCCAAACCATTTAGCACCATCGAATTACTCGCTCGCATCCGCGCCCTCAGTCGTCGTCCCGCCCAATTTCAATCCGCACAAATTAAGCTGGGAAACTTTAGCCTCGAAGTAGAAACACATACTTTAAAACATAGTAAATCTGCCAAAATTTCCGCAGTAACTCTGACTCGTAAAGAATATCAAATTCTTGAATGTTTGATGACTAATCACGGACAAATAGTACCAGCCGATCGACTTCGCGATCGAGCGTGGGATTTAGCAACAGATCGAGCTAGTAATGTTTTACCCGCTCAAATTAGACTATTGAGAAAAAAGTTATCCCAATTACCAATCTGCTTAGAAATCGAAAATATTCATGGCATTGGTTATCGCTTAAATTCGCCAACTTCTATGTGAGTATAAGATTGTGGAAACTGGTAGAAATGTCGATCGATTATTCAAACGCAAACGCTGGCTGTTGACTTTAACATATGCTAGCGTGATGGGCTGTACTTTAGGATTAGTCGGCTATGCGTTCGATCGAATTGTCACTAATCTCAGTTATCGATCGGTAGAAAAAGAGATAGCATCACTCGCTAGTAATATCCACGATAACGTCGAATATAAATTAGCCACACCTGGAAAAATACCAGCAGATCTATACGCTAGAATCCCCGAACTTTGTCCGATTTACTTAAACTGTCAAACTCAATGGCAACAACAGCATCGTCATACATTAGTTAATATCGACCGACATTATGCTAGCTTTATCGATACTTGGGGTAAAACTAGAGCGACATTAGGTATTCACCCAAATGTTCCAAAACCCTCATTGAGTTCTTTAGAAAACTCGCGCTGGGATCATTTTCACGATCGAATGGGGAAAGGTTATCAGCAACTTACTTTAGAAATTCATACCCCCGATAACCAAGTTTGGGGCTATTTACAAGTAGGACGAGATTTGACAGATATCCATGAATATCTGAACAATATCCATTTATTTCTAACAATTGGCATTATCGCCAGCGAGTTTATTGTCGTTGTCGTTAGTTGGTATCTAGCTGGATTAGCAATGCGCCCACTGTCTCAATCTTACCAGCAAATGCAAAAATTTACTGCTGATGCCGCTCACGAGTTACGCACGCCCTTAGCTACATTACAAGTAATTATTGAAAATGGTCGTGCGGAATATCAACATCTGGCTCCAGAGTTAACTAGTTGGCTCGATCAGATCGAGCGACAAAATATTCGGATCTCTAGTTTAGTCAACGATCTATTATTTCTATCTAGTCTCGATCGCCCAGATAATAAGCCAAACTTAGAGCCATGTTGTCTGACAGAAATCGTCCTAGATTTAGTCGAAGAATTTGCTATTCCTGCCACCGCTAAGTCGATCGATATTTGTAGCGATCTCGATCTCGATGCTCAAATTTGGATCGACGGTAATTCCGAGCAACTCTACCGAATGGGCGCAAACTTAGTCGATAATGCGATTAAATATACCCCCGCAGGTGGGAAAGTAGCGATCTCGCTGACTCAGAATCTTAACGATATCTCATTGCAAGTTAAAGATAACGGTATCGGTATTTCCGATGCAAATAAAGTGCTAATATTTAACAGATTTCATCGCATTGAATCTAAATCCTCACCACCTCAGCATAGTACGGGATTGGGGCTAGCGATCGTTAAATCGATCGTCGATGTTCATGGCGGACAATTAACAGTTTGGAGTCAGGTAGATAAGGGGAGTATTTTTACGGTGAAGTTTATTAGCAGTTTGAAGATTAATTAATACAATTAAAATCGCTAAAATAGATGCTACCCCTGTAGGTAAGTTTTCAATAAGCTTTGAGTATCAACATTCGATCGCGAGTCGAGATGACAACAACTTAACTCGATCGACATTAAATCAAAATTTCACCTTAATTTCATCATATTTTCATTAAAATTTCACTTCACATTGTTAATTTGTAAATAGAGAGGTTATTCGATCTAAAGTAAAAGGTATATTTTTATGAAACGTTATCTGTCGATCGGTTTGGCAGTTGTTGCCATTTCATTAGCTGCAAACACATCTGTACAAGCACGAGGTAAAACTGAAATGCTTACAAAACCAGAAGTAATTACAAAACCAGAAGTACGTACTAAACCAATAGTGCTACCGAGCGACCGCTCTATTACCCCATGTGAATTGGTGAGTGGTGCTTATCAGGGTCAATATCGAGCTTATTCTATTCCTGGATTTGGAGCGTTTTCTGATGGGGTCAGAAGGGGGAAAATTACTGCTAAAGATCTAGTCAAAGCTGCAATTGATTCTAAAAGATTACCACCACAAGCTATCGA harbors:
- the rppA gene encoding two-component system response regulator RppA codes for the protein MVRILLIEDELDLGAEIERLLQREGYEIDRATDGDLGWAFLSSPDLIYDVAIIDWMLPGISGIDLCRRLRQQQQQLPVLMLTARNDIHDRVTGLDAGADDYLAKPFSTIELLARIRALSRRPAQFQSAQIKLGNFSLEVETHTLKHSKSAKISAVTLTRKEYQILECLMTNHGQIVPADRLRDRAWDLATDRASNVLPAQIRLLRKKLSQLPICLEIENIHGIGYRLNSPTSM
- the rppB gene encoding two-component system sensor histidine kinase RppB — encoded protein: METGRNVDRLFKRKRWLLTLTYASVMGCTLGLVGYAFDRIVTNLSYRSVEKEIASLASNIHDNVEYKLATPGKIPADLYARIPELCPIYLNCQTQWQQQHRHTLVNIDRHYASFIDTWGKTRATLGIHPNVPKPSLSSLENSRWDHFHDRMGKGYQQLTLEIHTPDNQVWGYLQVGRDLTDIHEYLNNIHLFLTIGIIASEFIVVVVSWYLAGLAMRPLSQSYQQMQKFTADAAHELRTPLATLQVIIENGRAEYQHLAPELTSWLDQIERQNIRISSLVNDLLFLSSLDRPDNKPNLEPCCLTEIVLDLVEEFAIPATAKSIDICSDLDLDAQIWIDGNSEQLYRMGANLVDNAIKYTPAGGKVAISLTQNLNDISLQVKDNGIGISDANKVLIFNRFHRIESKSSPPQHSTGLGLAIVKSIVDVHGGQLTVWSQVDKGSIFTVKFISSLKIN